GGTATGTAACAGGCGAAGAGCCCCTCCTTGTGTCTGCACAGACCTTCGTCACCAGGCCGGGAAAATTTGAAGGTGTTGACGAAGTTACCTCGTTCCAGCTTGAATTTCCCGGAGGCACTATAGCAACACTTGATACCGGGTTTCATGCAAATTATAACCACCTGTACGCTTTCGCGGAAAAAGGCTGGTTTGAATTAAGGCCATTTTCGGCTTACAGCGGTATCTCGGGACGCACCAGCGCCGGTGAACTGAATTTTCCGGAAATTAACCAGCAGGCGGCGCAGATGGACGAGGATGCCGCCAATATGATGGCAGGCCGTCCCGTACGCGTTCCAGGAGAGGAAGGCATGAAAGACATGATAGTGGTTGATGCCATCTTCGAGTCTATATCAACCAGGCGCAACGTTATACTCGGCTGACGGGGTTGTATGCCCGGCACTAACTGATTTACCTGGACCGCCCGTTAATTGTTCCCGGCCGGAGTTCCCTGTCGATGTTCCCGGTGAAATTTCCTGACGAGAATTCCCGGTCACGGCTCATCGCTGCCAAACCTGAAAAACACGTTAATGCGCTGGTTAGGCTCGAGCGACCAGAACTGTGTAATTTTCTGGCTCTGCGGGCCAAGCCTTTCCGGCGGATGGAACTTGGTGCCGATGGCATTGATCCCGTAAAGAAATGAAATATCCCCGTCCGGGAAGGGAGGAGTAACCTGGGGTTTACCCTCGGTTTCTATCTCTGTGACATCGGGTGTCAGCATCCTTAAAAACAGGTCGTTAGACCTGGTAACCAGGGTAATTGGCGCTTCGGTGGTTTCAATCACGGCCCAGTAGACCTCGGCATGGTGACCTTTGAACTCGGGGTAATCCCATGACTCCCCGGTTATGGTATTGTTATAATCCTTGTGCCACACACCGAACTGTTGGCCCCTCATCCTGTTTTTCCATACCCGGTAAGGACCGCGGCCCATCCATTTCATGCCGGTGACTTTTTCTTCGGGATAGCTGAAATTAATTCCCAAATTATCGAATACTCCGTTCATCCTGAAATCAACATCCAGCTCAAGCCATCCGTCAGGATGCATGATCCAGCGCGGATTAATTACCGGACCGCCGGCATGGGGGACTTCAACTATATATTTGTCTCCTTCAGCATAGTGAACAATATCGCCAAACCTTACATTGTCAGCTTCTTCAAGCTGCGGGCCCTCACCGAGTGAAATCTTCCGGCCGTCATACTCTATGCCTGCCAGCATACCGGTGCTTTTGCTGAAGCTGACTTCTGTTTTTCCGTTTGTAATAATCAGGTAGTCGTCGGTCTCCCTTGCTGAAGTGACTGCCGCCGGTCTGCTGCCCTCTTTGATTACCCTGTCGGCCATTTCACCGGCCCGTGGCACGGGCCATGTCCATGTAAAAATCTCCCGCCCGTGGGGATCGGTGGCGGAAAGGAGGAGCAGGTCAGCCTCCTGCCAGCCGGACGGCAAATTAAGATCAATATAGCCATGTTCACCCGGTTGCAGAGGCGGTACCGATGGTGTCAGTGAGTTGTAGACTGTATAACCGGTTTCCCCGGAAAAGGGGCCGGGAAGCCTGGCCAGCTCAAGGGTAAAGCTGCACTGGTCCAAGCCGGTATAGTGAAACCTGTTTTCCACCTTTACCCGTCCGTCGAAACCGGGCACAAGAAATTTCATTGGTATATGCACCGGAGACCATACCTCCTTTATTGTAAAATAGCTGCCTTCCTTTTCACGGTAGGGGCCGAGTATTCCGTCAGGGGCATGGTCGCCGTCGGTATCGATCCATCCGTCCATGTCGGTGCGGACAACACCTTCATCGCTGAATACCCAAAGGAATCCGCCGGCGCTCAAGGGATGCTCCCACATGATCTTCCAGTAATCCTCCAGTCCGGCTCCGCTACCTCCATCGTACAATCCGTGAAGAAATTCGGTCGGAAAGAAAATATCCCTTCCGGTGAACCATTCGCCCGATCCGTAATTCCATGGCTTGTAATGCTGGGTGTCGAGGCCACGGAACAATATCCAGGGATGAATAACCGGCCTGTTCTGCGGATCATGGATGGCAAAGTCATCGTCCAGTTCATGATTGCCGCCGCCTTCATTGGCATTGGCCCACATGATGATACTGGGACTATTGACGTCTCTTTTGATCATTGCTTCCACCAGAATTCTGCCCGGCTCGGTA
This window of the Marinilabiliales bacterium genome carries:
- a CDS encoding glycoside hydrolase family 2 codes for the protein MAIRALIFILSSIMVSSAVTAQETEVMYLSGKGFDTAVDWEFFCTGGRKSGEWTTIPVPSNWELHGFGNYNYGHDRPKHNEEGLYRYRFDVPANWEGKVVEIVFEGSMTDTEVKINGKLAGDPFQGGFYRFSYDISGLLQFGSENLLEAKVSKVSADESVEQAERQGDYWVFGGIYRPVYLRAHPSEYIAHTAIDARADGSFLVNVHPANIRRATNIEAQVMTLDGQRVGQPFSAAVSRNQEMVTLTSHLDGIDTWSPEFPNLYTVELRLRDRRNNIHVVRERFGFRTVEVIEGNGIFVNGEKIKFRGVNRHSAWPESGRALSKELNIADVNLMKDMNMNAVRMSHYPPDRDFIEACDSLGLFVINELAGWQRPPYDTEPGRILVEAMIKRDVNSPSIIMWANANEGGGNHELDDDFAIHDPQNRPVIHPWILFRGLDTQHYKPWNYGSGEWFTGRDIFFPTEFLHGLYDGGSGAGLEDYWKIMWEHPLSAGGFLWVFSDEGVVRTDMDGWIDTDGDHAPDGILGPYREKEGSYFTIKEVWSPVHIPMKFLVPGFDGRVKVENRFHYTGLDQCSFTLELARLPGPFSGETGYTVYNSLTPSVPPLQPGEHGYIDLNLPSGWQEADLLLLSATDPHGREIFTWTWPVPRAGEMADRVIKEGSRPAAVTSARETDDYLIITNGKTEVSFSKSTGMLAGIEYDGRKISLGEGPQLEEADNVRFGDIVHYAEGDKYIVEVPHAGGPVINPRWIMHPDGWLELDVDFRMNGVFDNLGINFSYPEEKVTGMKWMGRGPYRVWKNRMRGQQFGVWHKDYNNTITGESWDYPEFKGHHAEVYWAVIETTEAPITLVTRSNDLFLRMLTPDVTEIETEGKPQVTPPFPDGDISFLYGINAIGTKFHPPERLGPQSQKITQFWSLEPNQRINVFFRFGSDEP